Proteins from a genomic interval of Fundulus heteroclitus isolate FHET01 unplaced genomic scaffold, MU-UCD_Fhet_4.1 scaffold_40, whole genome shotgun sequence:
- the LOC105922044 gene encoding C-X-C motif chemokine 11, which translates to MKSALIAFLTCLLLLCAQGQPANRSNKCKCSNSLLTKVRLQRIQTEPVVYQPSIFCPRTEIIITVANKEKCVDPKSRFGQFILNLKNKKTEAVYGTTASAQTSTSSSTTQQATSKL; encoded by the exons ATGAAGTCAGCTCTCATTGCTTTTCTCACCTGCCTGCTTCTCCTCTGTGCACAAG GACAACCAGCCAACAGGTCGAACAAATGCAAGTGTTCCAACAGCCTCCTGACCAAGGTCAGACTTCAGCGCATCCAGACAGAACCAGTTGTTTACCAACCAAGTATCTTCTGCCCACGCACTGAGATCAT TATTACAGTGGCAAACAAGGAAAAGTGTGTGGATCCAAAGTCCCGATTTGGACAGTTTATCCTGAATCTGAAGAACAA AAAGACCGAAGCAGTGTACGGGACAACAGCTTCAGCTCAGACTTCCACTTCCAGCTCCACAACACAGCAGGCAACATCCAAGCTGTAG